From Micromonospora auratinigra:
GTCGAGCACCAGGTCACGACCCTCGGCCCGGTGCACCCGGGGCACCGGGAAGCCCTGGGCGTGCAGGTGCCGCATCAGCTCGGCCTCGGCCCGGACGTCCCAGTCGGCGCGGTAGCGGCGCAGCACGAGGTCGCCGTCCAGCGCGTACACGTCGGCGGTGCGCCCTGCCGCCAGGACGGTGGTGTCCGCCATCGGCCTCCTCGATCCCGGGGTCGGCACCCCCCTGCGCCAACTCTAGGTGACCGGTCCGACACCCACCGACCGCCCTCAGTGGAGCGACGCCCGGACCAGCTCGCCCGGCCCGGCCCCGGCCCGCCCCACCGTCGATCCGTCCGGCGCCCAGATCCCCGAACCGCCGGCCGTCGCCGGATAGCCGCCCCCGGTCGGACCGGCGAAGCTCGCCACCGCCACCCACACCCGGTGCGCGGCGGTGATCAGCCGGGCCCGCTGTGCCGGCACCTCGACGTCCGCCGCCGCCTCCACCACCCCGGCCAGGTAGGCGTCCGCGCCCCGGGCCACGGTCGCTGCGGCGTGCGCCGGAATGCCGGTGTCCCGGCAGACCGCCAGGCCCAGCCGCCAACCGTCGAGCTCCAGCACCGTCGGCTCCGGCCCCGCCGTGAACCGCTGCGGCTCCGCGCCACCCAGCCACATCTTCCGGTACGCCACCCGCGCGCCCCGGCCGTCGACGGCGAGGACCCCGAGGTACGGCCGCGCCGGCCCCGGCACGGGCGCGCCCGCCAAGGCGAGGCTGCCCGTCTCGGCGCAGGCCGCCACCAGGGGTGCGAGCCGTTCGTCGTCCGCCGGCACCGGTGCGGCGTCCAGTTCGTACCCGGTCAGCGACAGCTCGGGGAAGACCACCACCCGGGTGCCGGCGGCGCGGACGGTGGCGGCGTGCACGCGCGCGTTGCCGGCGACGTCATGGGAGCGGCTGCGCGGCTGGGCGACCGCGACCGACAATGGGGTACGCACCGGCCGATCCTCTCCCGGCCGGGGCGGCCGGCGACAGCCCCGGTTCCCAGCTCCCTCCCAGCTCGGGTCCGTGTTCCTCTCAGGAGCCGCCCGTACCGTCGAGCGGATGATCGCAGACGCCCAGCTCCTGGTCGCCCCCCGGCTCGCCGCTCCGAGAGCCGCAGAGCCGACCGGCGAGGGACCCGTGGGTTGGGTCACCGGGCTGGTGGAACGGCTCGGCGGGCCGGGCGCCGGCCTCGCCGTGGCGCTGGAGAACCTCTTCCCGCCCATCCCCAGCGAGGTGATCCTGCCGCTGGCCGGGTTCACCGCCAGCCAGGGCCGGATGAGCCTCGTCGGCGCGATCGGCTGGACCACTCTCGGCTCGGTGCTCGGCGCGCTCGCCCTCTACTACGTGGGCGCGGCGCTCGGCCGGGACCGGATGCGGGCCATCGCCGCCCGGCTGCCGCTGGTCAAGCTCGCCGACGTGGACCGCACCGAGGCGTGGTTCCTGCGGCACGGCACCAAGGCGGTCTTCTTCGGCCGGATGATCCCGATCTTCCGCAGCCTCATCTCGGTACCGGCCGGGGTGGAGCGCATGCCGGTGTCAACCTTCCTGCTCTTCACCACGCTGGGCAGCCTGATCTGGAACAGCGTCTTCGTGCTCGCCGGCTACCTGCTGGGGGAGAACTGGCACGTCGTCGAGGCGTACGTGGGCACCGTGCAGAACGTGGTCATCGTGGCCTGTGTGGGCGCGGTCGGCTGGTTCGTGGTCAGCCGGCTGCGCCGCTCCCGCCGTTCGGCAGCGGCCCCGGCCGACCAGCCGCGCGGCACGCTCTACCGAGGCGGCCGGTACGTCCCCGACGACGACCACTGACACCCCACCGCGCTGCGTGCCTGTCGGCTTCGGCGTCGGCGGCACGGATGGTGACCGTCGGTGGAACGCTGTTGCTGTCTCAGACCCGTGGTGACGTCCATGGTGTTCCACTCACCGGGTGCCACCGTGAGCTGAGTGGGATCTTGGGGTGGGATCTGTCGCCGGGTGGGCGTTCCGGGTGCCCGGGGTCCGGCGCGGGGTGGGGCGGATGGGGTGTCTGTCCGGTTCGGGGGTGGTGGGCGGCACCGTGGGGGCGGAATGGTGGCGGGGGCGGGGTCGTTGTATCCGGGTGAACGGCCGAGCAGGACCCGCCCCGCCCGACGGGGTGGCCCCGCCGGGGAATGACGGTGGACCGCCGGTCGTTGTACCTGGTCCCGGCGTCGCGAAGTGGCCCGCCCTTGGCGAGAGTCCCGCGAGCTGCCGGATCCCCCCGAGACTTTCTTGAGCGCCTGACGGTGCTTGCGCACACCCCCGTGTGCGTTGACCCCCGAATGGAGCTGTCCCATGAACACGATCATTCGTAAGAGCGTGCTCGGTGTTGCTGGTCTGGCGTTTGCTGGTGGTGTGTTCGGTGGTCCGCTCGCGGCCCACGCCGATGCCCCGGTCAAGGACGCGAAGCCCGTCGCCGTGGTGCAGAGCGCCGACAAGCCGGACATGGGCAAGCTGGTCCCGCACGGTGTGCAGGGCGCGCAGTCGAAGATTGATCTGAACGCCGAGCAGACCGCCAACGTCAAGGCGATCATCGCCGCCACGAAGAAGGCGGGCCTGCCGGAGCGGGCCGCGGTGATCTCGATCGCCACCGCGCTGCAGGAGTCGAAGCTGGAGAACCTGGGTCACCTGGGCGACAAGAACGACCACGACTCGCTGGGTCTGTTCCAGCAGCGCCCGTCGAGTGGTTGGGGTACGCCGGAGCAGATCACGGACCCGGAGTACGCGACCCTGGCGTTCGAGAAGGGTCTGAAGCAGGTCGACGGGTGGCAGGACATGCCGCTGACCGAGGCCGCCCAGACCGTCCAGGTCTCGGCCTACCCGGATGCGTACGCGCAGTGGGAGCAGCAGGCCGCCGACCTCGTCGCCCAGCACTGGAACAGCTGACCACCACAATGACCGCCGGCCGGCACCCCGAACACGGGGTGCCGGCCGGCGGTTTCTGCGTGGCGGGTCAGCAGGCCGCGAACAACCGGCGGGTGCCGGAGCCGGCGGTCCATGCGGCCCGGTCGCTGAACCGGCAGCCGAAGTCCGGCGCGGCGACCGCCCGCGGATCGGTGACCGCGTCACCGGCGGGACGCTGGCCGGTGCGTACCCAGGAGACCAGGTCGTCGAAGGCGGCGCCGGCCTCAGCCGGGCTGAACTCGCAGTGCTGCGCGGCCCGGACGGCCCGCTGCACGACAAGCCGGCTGCGGCCGTGCCACGCCGCGTCCCGGGCGTACGCCTGCTCCATGCTGAACGGCACGAAGAGGTCACCGAGGTCGTGCAGGGTGAGCACCGGCACGGTGGGCCGGCCGCTGATCCGGGGCACCTCGGTCAGCGTCGGCGACACCCGCTGCCACAGGTTCTCCGGCAGGACCCGCTGCACGGTGGCGTTGAGGTTCACCGGGCTGTTCGGCGAGTAGTGGGTGAGCACGTTGGTGGCGAGCTGACCGGGCCGTTGGGCGGGGGAGTCGCCGCCGTCGGTGGTGGCGATGCCGAAGAGGAAGTCCTTCCAGACCGAGAAGGCGGCCTCCGCGCCCGGCCGGGGCCCACCGGAGCGCTCGATCGTCACCGCCCGCAACTGCTTGCCGAGGTCGTTGGTGGTGTCCGGGCCGCCCGGCTTGAGCCCGGCCAACCCCAGCGCCACCTGGATCCGCGGCACCGCGTTGGTCAGGTAGTCGTCCGGCGTCGGGTACGCGCGCACCCCGGCCAGCGCCTGCGCCACCACGTTGTAGTCGAGGAAGAAGTCGAACAGCTCGTGGTCGCCGAGCACGCCGCACATCGGCAGCGCCCCGTCGTAGTAGCCCGGGTACTGCTCCAGCGACCGGCCGATGACGTGGCCGCCCATCGACACCCCGGCGATCAGCACCCGCTTCGGCTTGCGCACGGTGTCGGCGAAGAAGTCGGCGAGGGTGCGGGTGCCGAGCACCCCGGAGCGGATGTCATAGCCGTTGCGGTCGTACGAGGACGCCGCCCAGGCGTACCCCTGGGCCAGCATCCGCTGCCGCAGGTCGTAGCCGGGCGCCTCGGGGGAGAGCACGGTGCCCTGGCCGCGGTAGCCGTGCGCCCACATGACGAGGTCGCCGTTCCACCGGGCCGGGGTCTCGATGATGAAGCCGGCGTGCTCGTGCACGCCCTGGCGGACGGTGGTGGCCGCGCCGTCGACGACCAGCGGCGCGAGCGGCGGGTTGCTGATGGTGTAACCGGGCAGCGGCCCGCTGCCGTCGTCGTCGCGGTCCGCGGCGGCGGCCGGCGCGGCGCCGGCCAGCCCGACCGTGAGGGTGAGGGCCGCGCCGACGGCGAGCAGCCGGCGGACCAGACGGGTGGTTGAGGTCAGCATCGTTGCTCCCCCGGGGACGGGTGCCGCCCCGGCGGGGCGACCAGGCGGGACGGGTGCCTACCGACCGGTAGCGTCCTGAACCTAGGCCCGGCCTCGACCCCTGTCAATCGCTGTCTGACCGGTCGGTCAACCGTCCACGGTGGAGGTCAGACCAGGCCGTGCGCCAGCATCGTCTCGGCCACCCGCCGGAACCCGGCGACGTTTGCGCCGAGCACGTAGTCGCCGGGCCGACCGTACTCCTCGGCGGTGTCCCAGCAGCGGGCGTGGATGTCCCGCATCGTCTCGCGCAGCCGCTGCTCCGAGCGGGCGAACGACCAGGCGTCCCGGCTGGCGTTCTGCTGCATCTCCAGCGCGCTCACCGCCACCCCGCCCGCGTTGGCTGCCTTGCCGGGCGCGAACCGCACCCCGGCCGCGCGCAGCAGCCGCACCGCCTCCGGGGTGGTCGGCATGTTCGCCCCCTCGACCACCGCGACGCACCCGCCGGCCACCAGCGCCGCCGCCTCCGCGCCGCCGATCTCGTTCTGCGTCGCGCAGGGCAGCGCCACGTCGCAGGGCACCTCCCAGACGGTACGACCGGACACCGCCACCGCGTGCGGGACCTCGCGGGCGTACTCGTCCAGGCGGCCCCGGCGCTCCTCCTTGATCTCGCGCAGCAGCGTCAGGTCGATGCCCTTCTCGTCGAGCAGGTAGCCGGTCGAGTCGGAGCAGGCCACCACCGTGCCGCCGAGCTGGTGCACCTTCTCGATCGCGTAGACGGCCACGTTGCCGGAGCCGGAGACCAC
This genomic window contains:
- a CDS encoding carbon-nitrogen hydrolase family protein — its product is MRTPLSVAVAQPRSRSHDVAGNARVHAATVRAAGTRVVVFPELSLTGYELDAAPVPADDERLAPLVAACAETGSLALAGAPVPGPARPYLGVLAVDGRGARVAYRKMWLGGAEPQRFTAGPEPTVLELDGWRLGLAVCRDTGIPAHAAATVARGADAYLAGVVEAAADVEVPAQRARLITAAHRVWVAVASFAGPTGGGYPATAGGSGIWAPDGSTVGRAGAGPGELVRASLH
- a CDS encoding DedA family protein gives rise to the protein MIADAQLLVAPRLAAPRAAEPTGEGPVGWVTGLVERLGGPGAGLAVALENLFPPIPSEVILPLAGFTASQGRMSLVGAIGWTTLGSVLGALALYYVGAALGRDRMRAIAARLPLVKLADVDRTEAWFLRHGTKAVFFGRMIPIFRSLISVPAGVERMPVSTFLLFTTLGSLIWNSVFVLAGYLLGENWHVVEAYVGTVQNVVIVACVGAVGWFVVSRLRRSRRSAAAPADQPRGTLYRGGRYVPDDDH
- a CDS encoding alpha/beta hydrolase family protein, which codes for MLTSTTRLVRRLLAVGAALTLTVGLAGAAPAAAADRDDDGSGPLPGYTISNPPLAPLVVDGAATTVRQGVHEHAGFIIETPARWNGDLVMWAHGYRGQGTVLSPEAPGYDLRQRMLAQGYAWAASSYDRNGYDIRSGVLGTRTLADFFADTVRKPKRVLIAGVSMGGHVIGRSLEQYPGYYDGALPMCGVLGDHELFDFFLDYNVVAQALAGVRAYPTPDDYLTNAVPRIQVALGLAGLKPGGPDTTNDLGKQLRAVTIERSGGPRPGAEAAFSVWKDFLFGIATTDGGDSPAQRPGQLATNVLTHYSPNSPVNLNATVQRVLPENLWQRVSPTLTEVPRISGRPTVPVLTLHDLGDLFVPFSMEQAYARDAAWHGRSRLVVQRAVRAAQHCEFSPAEAGAAFDDLVSWVRTGQRPAGDAVTDPRAVAAPDFGCRFSDRAAWTAGSGTRRLFAAC